Sequence from the Molothrus aeneus isolate 106 chromosome 7, BPBGC_Maene_1.0, whole genome shotgun sequence genome:
CGGGATTCAGTGTCTCAGTGCATGTGTTACACCAAGAATCGTAATGgagcttgggtttttttccttaagtgcTGTGATATTTGTAAATGCTCTTACCCCTGCTCCTAACAGTTGTGTTGTTGCAGCCATAGTCATCTCAGGACACAGCCAAAATGGGGTTTGTAGGTAGAAATGTTCTCAGGCACACAGAACTGAAGAAGGTTTGTATCCCCCTCTtctgttgttgctgctgcttggaGATGTCAGATTAGACATCTCTCTTTGCCAGATTTGTAATGCTTGAGTTTGTGGAGTAAATCCAGTTGCTGATTCCCTCAGGGCTATCTTATGTAGTGATTTTTTGTTGTGCAAAATTTTCACTGTTGGTCTTTTGTTCTGTTCTAGAGATATCTTCGATGAGTTactagaaacagaaaaaaatgcacagcCACTTAGCATGGAAGTAGGAAGATCAGTTCGTCAGCCTCTGTGAAGAGTAAAACACCTTGTTCCTCCTGAGGAGCAAGGAAGATTCTGAACTTGTGCCAGCCACACAGGAGTAACAAACAGCTCAGGGCCAAAACATGAGACAAAAGGTAGAAATGTGGGATGCTCGGTTTGTTGAACCATCTGTGCAAGTCCTGGGCCTGAACTTTGTGTTTAAACCTTGACATCCAGAGCGACCCTCCTGTGGTGAAATTTTCAATGTTTCTCAAATGATTTTGTCAGCATGGAGCCTTAAAGAGTTGTAACAAGCCACAAGACTATAGCTGCTCATAAACTGGTTTAAAAAATAGTGCAAAAAGAGACTCGACTTTAAAAGCCCATTCACCTCTGAGACGTGAGTGGCGAAGATTTACATATCACTTGGcgcttttgtttcttttctccaagAGCAATTTAAGCAATAGACTGTAACCTGGCGTGTGTTGTGTTAGTAATATTCACTGGAAAGCCAGATCACTGAGCAGGCTCTTGCCAGTCATCTGGCTCACAGGCATTTTGGAATCACTCAAGCTGATGCGTTGTGACATTCATGGGTTTGTAAGCGCGCTGCGATTTCCATGCGGTTCCAGGAAACAAACTGTCGGTGCTGTGGAATGTATTGATACCTGGTGGCAGctctgttggttttgtttttttggtttttttttcacaccatTCACTGTCATCCTCATTTAGATGTGAGATTATATAtgtgatttcttttgttttacaagTTCTATTATTTGATTGCATTTTCTCCATGAGGTTGCTGCATCGGTGCCGTTTGGAGAGGCAAGTCTCTCGTTGGGTGTGCTGTGTTTCACACTGGAGTTGTGTTGCTTAGGGCTGCTCCGATGTGACTCTGGGAGAGCTGAGTACCTGGAGCaaacagagcagtgccaggaggtGAGCTACAGTTCTGGGAGGGAAAGAATGTTCTGGCATTACCTTTCCTGTGCAGTACCTGGCACTTGAACTGCCCTGTGGCTGAATCGTGGTCTTGCCGTGGTCTTGTGTTACCGCAGGGTAAGAGGCTTTGTTCTGCAGCCATGTCTCAGTTCTCCTCTTTGAGGAGTGCGAGAGTGCTCAAACTGAAATTAACCAGGTGGAAAGCTTTCAGAAGGCCCTTGctcagcattaacagaacatgGTTAGGAAGAAGTGATGCTATCTGCTGGGTTTAGAAGCATGATACTCCTTTTGTAGCTTGTTTCATCAGTGGGGGGAGAAGCAtattaacttcatttttttcagcacCTTTGCGCTAATTAAGGAGGGGCAGATGTTTCCTTTCACTGACATTTACTCATTTCAGAGAAGTTATTGCTGTAAGCAAAGTAGTTGCTCTTGTTTTGGCCTCTAGTTCTGATTTTTGCAGCCTGAGTTTTAGAGATGAAAGActtctttaaggaaaaaaaggaagaaaatcacttttttcGCCATTGAGATAGTTTGTGAGTTTTTTAAACTATCATTAGGAGTTTCTCAGGAATAAATTGGCTGCAGCAAAGCAGACAAAACCATCGACTTAGGAGACAGCAGGCACCTTTCACGGGCACTTCCACACTGGAGTTTATCCCGGCTGGGTGTGTCACTGCCCTCAGGGGACTCTTCCCACTtgtgtgcacagcagcagcaagtgaCAGCGTGGGTGTACTCCCCACCCCGAGCACTTGGGGGACCCTGGTGTGGTGAAGACTGAcctccctcccagtccccaggTGGGGCGAGCCCAGGGGCCCTGGGCACGGTGGATCTTCCTGGTCTCTGAGCCAGCAGCAAAGGCTTGGCTGCAGACATGCCAGAGTGTTTATCTGGTGAGATGCAGCCcgagggggggggggtgtgttAATTTATTACAAAGCATTATACTTTTCTATTGTCAGTACTGATTTTGGTTGAATTCTGGGCAACGGGAAGAGGTGGTGACATGGGAGTTGTCCTTTGAACTGATCGCCCTGCGAGTGTGATGGACTGCTCCGTCCAGAGGGCAAACCTGTTTTCCCCAAGCACATCCTATGCTTGTGCTGTAAATAACTGGTATTCCTGTAGTATCAGAagtcagctctgctttttttggGTGGCAAGGTTGTTTTTACAAGGCGCTGCACTCCAGTTAATTTATAATAAAAGCAAACATAGCCTGATTTTTCAGTGCAGTAACTTTTGTTTAAAACCAGTTTTGTTTGGATCAAGGTGAAAAAGCTGGTGCTTGAAAACAGTGTTCCTTGTGTTATGAGAAGTTCTTGCTTGTTATTCTAGTCATTAAGAATTTGCAGACATATACTATAATTTAAGCTTTTTTGTTTGGCATATGGCAGCTCACTTGCACCTTCACCCGGGCAGGAGTGTCCACAGAGCCCCTTCCTTGCAGAAGCCAGCTTTTTCCCCACCCAAGAGCAGGGGGGAGGATGACAGGTGTGTAATTCTCAAGAGATGTGCTGCCCACCAGTTGTGTCATTCCCACTGCTCACGCTGTTGCAGCAGCAAGTTCAGTAAGGTTGGCCCTTCCATGTGGGATACCTGTCTTTGGGTATAGGTAGGTGAAGCTTACTTGTGGGCCCTGAACATGTACTAGCTCTTCCTCAGTTAAACATTTACCCGCTTCTGAATCAACCTAGTTTAGTACAAGTGTGATTCAGCACAGAAATTCAAGGAACTCCCATCCCTCTGTTCCTTTCGTCGCTTCGTTGTCTGACTGCAATAATTTGCTCTTGATTTACACCCCTAATCTGAGAGGGGCAGAGCTTTGGTGTCACTGAACTGGAGCTCGTGTGCGggtccctggggagccctggccagcagggctgcaccaAGAGCCTTTGCAGAGCAAGGACTGTTTTCCCAGCCGGAGCAGCAGAGTGGGACTGAcaggaggagctctgcagcacctgTGGCCCCGGCCTGGCCTTCCCcctgctcagtgcagcacagatAAGATCACCCGTGCATCTTCCTGCCCGTCCTGCATCGAGGAAGGGAAGTGCTGATTGCCAGCTCAGCACTTCCTGCTTCAGTTCATCCTGGCACGAGGCAGGTGGGGAACACCATGGGGCTGGGAATAACTCATCTGCTTTGTTTTAATGGAGCTAATTATCCCTGTAATTGCCCgccaaagagagaaaaaggggtGCAGGacccctggcagctgctgtccaTGTGGTTTGCTGCCAGACTCCAGCCTTGCCTCCCACTGGCTTCTGCCTGCACCCTGACTTTCTGGTTCTTTACACTGTTGATGTGGAGCagtgcttttctctgtgttttagCAGACCTGTTCCTCTCTATTCTTTACAGTTTTTGCTCTTGGGTTCCCCCTGCCCGTTTTTAAATGATGTGTAGATAGATTTTTGTGAAATTAAAACCTCTTTATTAACCCTCTATTGATTTGGAATCTTATTTCTGCTGGCTCTTCCTGGCCACTGCACCTCCACCTCCCCTTTTGCACTGGGACTTAGCTTGGTTGCCTGGGAACATCCTGTGTGTGTTCAGTGCCCCTCAGCACGTGTCCATCCTGGCCCCCCTGAGAGAGGGGACACCTCAGTGCCTCTcagcatccctgcagagcccaagTAGAAGGGAGAcaccctcctcccctcctgggTCCAAGGACAAGTGATCCCTGATGTCTGTCCCCGCAGGCACAATGTCCCCTCATTTACCTTTGGTACCACACGTATTTACTGCAGTTCCAGTGATAAGGCAGGGAGTGGCTCCAGCTGCACACTGGACCTttagcctggagctgcaggtgcctgGATGGGAGAGTCCTGGCACCTCGAGCATGCCCAGCCTGTGCATCacctctgagcacagccaggacaaaggaaggccttgggaaAAAGGAGTTGAGAATCCTCCCCTGTGCTGCTAGCCCTCAGTCAAGTCCTGTgtctctgtgccagctctgaAGGAAATAGCTcccacacctggggctgggcctTGGGGTTGCAGAGGAGAGACCACAGCCCTATTTTTCatacttattttattttctaaagagctgggattgtttctGTGCCCAGGCTCCTGCCCTAGAAGAGTCCATTGTCCTTCTTGAGCTTCTGTTGTTTCCACAAGGGCAGGCTCCTGAAGGCAGAGCGGCTCATGCCAAAAACAGCCTGGAAGTCCGCATCGGAGAGGTGGTCCTGgggccagagaaagaaaggaggCTGAGCTGAAGAACTGGGAGGGGCTTTCCCTGTCtccccctccagcagccccctggcCTCATCTTACCTCCTTCCTGCTGGGATCCACACCCCGGGGCAGGTCCTCAGCGGAGGTGTTCACCAGCACATCCAAGGGGAAGGTCTCCAGTTTGGTGGGGACAAgggtggtggtggcagtgaAGACCTCTTCCCTGGATGTGAGCGCCTGAATGGGGGGGCAGAGTCACATCAGGGCCTGGCCGAGGGATGGAGGCAccaggctggctccaggtgTCTGCTCTGTCCTTGCAGCTCCTCCTGTCACCGGCCCAGGGGATGGGAGAGAAttctgtgcccccagccagcccagctgcctttcTCCTTGTGCCACTTACTGAGGTGAGCTGCCCAAGGCTGCTCTCGtcacccagctcagctctcagtgtctcgTAGGATTTCTTGTCCTGGGAAGGAGACAAAAGTGCTCAGCCCCTCACCATGCACAGGGGTCAGGCAAgctgctgcccacaccctgGAGATGCTCCTGGGGCCAGACCCACATCTGGCCCCTTCTGCAAAGGGACTCCCTGGTCTTTCAAAACCCCCCATGACTCACGTCCCAGTTGAGAGGGTCCCAGGCCAGGAACCAGCCGGTGAAGGTGGGGGGCTCATAGCCCTGCTTCACCACAATGATGGGGGTGTCAAGGTCACGCCCGCTGGGGTGGCTCCGCAGGTACTCCTGtgccatcactgctgctgcctccttctcTGACTCATTGGCGCCTTTCCCAATCCAGAGGAAAACCTGCAATAAAGTTACTGGGTCCACCACTGGGGTGAGATGGAGCCCTCTGGAGCCATGGTTGGAGGCAGATGGGCTCTGTCCATGGGGGAGGACTCTGGGAGTCCATCCTCAGCATTCCCTTGAACAAGAAGGCTGGAAAAAGCATAGTGGGACCACAAATAGGCAGGTTTCCAGCCTCCCATCCCACCAACTGTGGCTGATGCAGGTCCTCCAACCGCAGGAACATCAGCTTGGGGGATCAAAGGTCTGTCCCCTACTCCATGCTCCCCCAGCTCACCTGGTCCCAGGTGTCCAGTAGGTAAACATCACTCTCCTCCAGGTCATCCTGGGTGAAGTCTATGATCTCTGTGGCCAAGAAGGTGCCTGTCTTGTTGGAGCACTCAAAGAGTCgagggggcacagaggggttctcctcctgcagcctgagAGGGGTCAACGTGATGGGAATGAGGCTCATCCTGCTTGGGGACTGGTGGCCCATCTAACCCctgggcatgggcagggacaggactgGTACCTCTTGTTACTGGCATATTGGGACTTGCCCCCCAGGGCCAGCCAGAACTCAGGTGGCTCCTGTCCTTCTGCAACCACTGGCTTCTCCATCTTGGAGATTATGTCAGCCACAGTCTTGGCCATCTCACGTTCATCCCcgctgcagccctgccaagcaagcacagctgctccatcaCTGGCCCAGgccaaagaggaggaagaggaggtgggGACAGTTGTCTTGGAGGTGGCGGCCCCCACGCCAGTGCCCAGCAGTACCCACCTTCCCATACCAGAGGTAGCAGCAGCTGGGGGTTTTGAGCACAAAGACATCATTGGAGTTGAGGGAGGAGGCGCGGACAGGCACCTCGAAGGCCTTGGTGTTGTACTCGTTGGTGCCATGCACTTGGAAGAGGCGGGTGGAGGGtgtgggctctgtgctgcccgCCCGTGACGTGCCACCCTGggggagagggacaggaggtCACCACCAGTGCCACAagcccagcagccagcccatGCCCCAAGATCCCTGAGCTCACCGCATACACCACCATCTTGCCCTTGAAGATGGCCATCAGATGAGCCGGCTCCTTGCCCATGGTGACGCGGATCTGCACGGGCTCGTTGTTGTACTTCTGGTCCAGGGCGACGGCTTGGTAGGCAGAGGCAGCCAGCTCATCTGCGCTGGCTTGGCGGCcctgggcaggacagagggGGCTCAGCACCCATCACAGCCCCCCTTGCCCTCTCAAGAAGAGGCAACTCTCATGCTGctcccaaggggcagagcacCCCCAGTCCAGGGAGGTACACCCCTGTCCCCCACCCACGAGGCAGTGACCTGGAGGTCTCACCTGCCAGATGTAGATGATGCGGTTCACCTTGGGCCCCACAAAATAGGTGTAGAGCACCAGGTAGCAGTCCCCGCCATAGAAATGGCCCAGCCACTTCTTCTCTACAGGCACCAGTTCATTGTTCTCCACACGCCAGACCTGGTGGGACAGGCATATACTGCTG
This genomic interval carries:
- the VIL1 gene encoding villin-1 isoform X1; this encodes MVELSAKVSRTLNKTTPGIQIWRIENMEMVPVPTKSYGYFYEGDCYVLLSTRKSGSSFSYDIHYWLGKESSQDEQGAAAIYTTQMDEHLGSVAVQHREAQGHESDTFRAYFKQGLIYKKGGVASGMKHVETNTYNVQRLLHVKGKKNVVAGEVEMSWKSFNRGDVFLLDLGQLIIQWNGPESNRNERLRAMTLAKDIRDRERGGRAKVGVVDGEDEDASPGLMKVLKHVLGEKRDIQPAIPDNKVDEKLKSSLKLYHISNASGNLVIQEVAVRPLTQDMLLHEDCYILDQGGIKIFVWKGKNANKEEKQQAMSRALGFIKAKNYPDSTSVETENDGSESAVFRQLFQKWTVPNQSSGLGKTYTVGKVAKVEQVKFDATTLHAKPQMAAQQKMVDDGSGEAEVWRVENNELVPVEKKWLGHFYGGDCYLVLYTYFVGPKVNRIIYIWQGRQASADELAASAYQAVALDQKYNNEPVQIRVTMGKEPAHLMAIFKGKMVVYAGGTSRAGSTEPTPSTRLFQVHGTNEYNTKAFEVPVRASSLNSNDVFVLKTPSCCYLWYGKGCSGDEREMAKTVADIISKMEKPVVAEGQEPPEFWLALGGKSQYASNKRLQEENPSVPPRLFECSNKTGTFLATEIIDFTQDDLEESDVYLLDTWDQVFLWIGKGANESEKEAAAVMAQEYLRSHPSGRDLDTPIIVVKQGYEPPTFTGWFLAWDPLNWDDKKSYETLRAELGDESSLGQLTSALTSREEVFTATTTLVPTKLETFPLDVLVNTSAEDLPRGVDPSRKEDHLSDADFQAVFGMSRSAFRSLPLWKQQKLKKDNGLF
- the VIL1 gene encoding villin-1 isoform X2, with translation MVELSAKVSRTLNKTTPGIQIWRIENMEMVPVPTKSYGYFYEGDCYVLLSTRKSGSSFSYDIHYWLGKESSQDEQGAAAIYTTQMDEHLGSVAVQHREAQGHESDTFRAYFKQGLIYKKGGVASGMKHVETNTYNVQRLLHVKGKKNVVAGEVEMSWKSFNRGDVFLLDLGQLIIQWNGPESNRNERLRAMTLAKDIRDRERGGRAKVGVVDGEDEDASPGLMKVLKHVLGEKRDIQPAIPDNKVDEKLKSSLKLYHISNASGNLVIQEVAVRPLTQDMLLHEDCYILDQGGIKIFVWKGKNANKEEKQQAMSRALGFIKAKNYPDSTSVETENDGSESAVFRQLFQKWTVPNQSSGLGKTYTVGKVAKVEQVKFDATTLHAKPQMAAQQKMVDDGSGEAEVWRVENNELVPVEKKWLGHFYGGDCYLVLYTYFVGPKVNRIIYIWQGRQASADELAASAYQAVALDQKYNNEPVQIRVTMGKEPAHLMAIFKGKMVVYAGGTSRAGSTEPTPSTRLFQVHGTNEYNTKAFEVPVRASSLNSNDVFVLKTPSCCYLCGDEREMAKTVADIISKMEKPVVAEGQEPPEFWLALGGKSQYASNKRLQEENPSVPPRLFECSNKTGTFLATEIIDFTQDDLEESDVYLLDTWDQVFLWIGKGANESEKEAAAVMAQEYLRSHPSGRDLDTPIIVVKQGYEPPTFTGWFLAWDPLNWDDKKSYETLRAELGDESSLGQLTSALTSREEVFTATTTLVPTKLETFPLDVLVNTSAEDLPRGVDPSRKEDHLSDADFQAVFGMSRSAFRSLPLWKQQKLKKDNGLF